A segment of the Candidatus Bipolaricaulota bacterium genome:
TCTTTCATTACTACCCCCTTATAAATTATGATTCTATCGCTGCCAGCGCTTCGTTGCGTGCTGCCAGATCAGTTTTGAATAACCCGCGAATAGCTGTGGTCACCATTGTCGTACCTGGCTTCTGTATTCCGCGTAGGGTCATGCACAGATGCTCAGCTTCCAGGCGCACTAACACACCGTGAGGCTTAAGTTTCTCCATAAATACATCGGCCAATTGCGAAGTCATGCGCTCCTGGATCTGTGGGCGACTTGCTGCAATTTCTACTGCCCTTGCCAGTTTACTAGCACCTACTACACGTTTATTCTTTGGAATATAGACCACCGCTGCTTTGCCAATGAAGGGAAGGAGGTGGTGTTCGCATATAGAGTGAAACGGGATATTCCGCAGGGCGACCATCTCGTCGTAATCAGCGTGAAAAAACGTGGTAAGGACCTCGCTCGGATCGCGGTTCATGTCCCG
Coding sequences within it:
- the folE gene encoding GTP cyclohydrolase I FolE, translated to MDKEKVERAVRLLMEGLDLDLTLEGLRDTPRRVSSMFIDDFFRDMNRDPSEVLTTFFHADYDEMVALRNIPFHSICEHHLLPFIGKAAVVYIPKNKRVVGASKLARAVEIAASRPQIQERMTSQLADVFMEKLKPHGVLVRLEAEHLCMTLRGIQKPGTTMVTTAIRGLFKTDLAARNEALAAIES